The following coding sequences are from one Apodemus sylvaticus chromosome X, mApoSyl1.1, whole genome shotgun sequence window:
- the Pwwp4 gene encoding PWWP domain containing 4 codes for MDSAEYVLCDWKGQLWPARVLSRPRTPAHSKRRGAPFLEVQILPVGEKTRVRSTEVRPLAKSEIISIASLARKESQGSGSPGQTRAYRRALKVALDVLGEGTCLFQGGRAGRRRTSTVAPKVPKEQASSSSSSLGQHLRLRLRLQGRNQKGRGHSQTSPGKRGRPGPVLRGSQNAPAVRGGRAQAHTAAGPPRFEMQGNVLRGTRVWPSYSEAPLGNAGGNTGKRKPGASKLRSLSAPASREGTRAKTRQQASSGPPRRISSSPKALKQRVRCAGLEIRATGAQRKTTLLENKGRPGQGTPKPDSKGASAACLPPIPRLRRSLRIASRKRKIHVLCAQCGLPELERHRAHSKVTNTRFKRRGAGVQKDARATNVASAQGPSTIERGTLVWFKFQDLPFWPAVVKSVNKNDKMARVLLIEGNMQFERRGVRVPLRKLKHLDCGEKISLVRRASRMYAQGINWCFSVIDHYREDLACGSFRGSFLDYYTTQASYPLRRAIQEGDLHINFPKVSYADLEDWEEETVPGRKGPRKKLLPDRMRAAWDRANQKLVDFIVKRKGADQHLMDIVKGRKPSRWLNDLWKSEREVFCIETYLEDEDQLHLVARHLLEVAKEADQALLSLARGDTVRFTMEVLLPEAIICSIAALDELSYKEAEEKYLRGPPLHYREKELFDKTVLKAARKRSAARIQAARDPPVPTP; via the coding sequence ATGGACTCTGCAGAGTATGTGCTCTGTGACTGGAAGGGCCAGCTCTGGCCTGCAAGGGTGTTGTCCAgacccaggaccccagcccatagTAAGAGGAGAGGGGCGCCTTTCCTGGAGGTCCAAATACTGCCTGTGGGTGAGAAGACGAGAGTGAGGAGCACCGAGGTGAGGCCCCTAGCCAAGTCTGAAATCATAAGCATCGCCTCCTTGGCACGAAAGGAGTCACAGGGCAGTGGCTCGCCGGGGCAGACCAGGGCATACAGGAGAGCCCTCAAGGTggccctggatgttctgggcgAGGGAACCTGTTTGTTTCAaggaggaagagcaggcaggCGAAGAACCAGCACGGTGGCTCCAAAGGTTCCGAAAGAACAGGCcagctccagcagctccagcCTAGGCCAGcacctgcgcctgcgcctgcgcctccAAGGGCGCAACCAGAAAGGCCGAGGGCACTCCCAGACAAGTCCCGGGAAGCGGGGCCGCCCGGGTCCTGTGTTGAGGGGCTCACAGAATGCGCCTGCAGTGCGAGGGGGGAGAGCCCAGGCCCACACTGCTGCAGGGCCCCCTCGCTTTGAAATGCAAGGGAATGTGTTAAGAGGCACCAGAGTGTGGCCAAGTTACTCAGAGGCACCTTTGGGAAATGCTGGTGGTAATACAGGGAAGAGAAAGCCAGGCGCATCCAAGCTCAGGTCTTTGAGTGCCCCAGCCTCCAGGGAGGGTACCCGAGCTAAAACCAGGCAGCAGGCTTCCTCTGGGCCACCGAGGCGCATCTCTAGCTCACCCAAAGCTCTCAAACAACGAGTTCGGTGTGCTGGCCTAGAGATCCGGGCAACTGGAGCCCAAAGGAAGACCACCCTCCTGGAGAACAAGGGCCGTCCTGGCCAGGGGACCCCGAAGCCAGACTCAAAGGGGGCATCGGCAGCCTGCTTGCCTCCAATCCCGAGGCTGCGAAGGTCACTCCGCATAGCTAGTCGAAAAAGGAAGATCCATGTGCTGTGTGCACAGTGCGGGCTCCCAGAACTGGAACGCCACCGAGCGCACTCAAAGGTGACTAACACCAGGTTCAAGAGGAGAGGGGCCGGAGTTCAAAAAGATGCCCGAGCCACCAACGTGGCTTCTGCCCAGGGGCCCAGTACCATTGAGCGAGGTACGCTGGTCTGGTTCAAATTTCAGGACCTTCCTTTCTGGCCAGCCGTGGTCAAGAGTGTCAACAAAAACGACAAGATGGCGAGGGTGCTGTTGATCGAGGGCAACATGCAGTTTGAGCGCAGGGGTGTCCGTGTCCCTCTCCGCAAGTTGAAGCACCTGGACTGTGGGGAGAAAATATCACTCGTGAGGAGAGCCAGCAGAATGTACGCCCAGGGCATCAACTGGTGCTTCTCGGTGATCGACCACTACAGAGAGGACCTCGCCTGTGGCTCCTTCCGGGGCTCCTTTCTGGACTACTACACCACCCAAGCCAGTTACCCCCTAAGGAGAGCCATCCAGGAGGGTGACCTGCACATCAATTTCCCCAAGGTGAGCTATGCCGACTTGGAGGATTGGGAGGAGGAGACTGTCCCGGGTAGGAAGGGGCCCCGCAAGAAACTCCTGCCTGACCGCATGAGGGCCGCTTGGGACAGAGCCAACCAGAAGCTCGTGGACTTCATCGTGAAGAGAAAGGGAGCTGACCAGCACCTGATGGACATTGTGAAGGGCAGAAAACCGTCCAGGTGGCTGAACGACCTTTGGAAATCAGAGAGGGAAGTCTTCTGCATTGAGACCTACCTGGAGGACGAGGACCAGCTGCATCTCGTGGCCAGACATTTGCTAGAAGTAGCCAAGGAAGCAGACCAGGCCCTGCTCTCGCTGGCAAGAGGAGACACAGTGCGGTTTACTATGGAGGTGCTTCTTCCAGAAGCAATCATCTGCTCCATCGCTGCCCTGGATGAGCTCAGCTACaaggaggcagaagagaagtACCTGCGTGGCCCACCCTTGCACTACCGTGAGAAAGAGCTGTTCGACAAGACCGTCttaaaggcagccaggaagaggtcAGCAGCCAGGATTCAGGCTGCCAGGGACCCTCCTGTGCCCACTCCTTAG